One Ostrea edulis chromosome 2, xbOstEdul1.1, whole genome shotgun sequence genomic region harbors:
- the LOC125680315 gene encoding uncharacterized protein LOC125680315: protein MMMETEMQFKRYHIRQDEERMSKQACDATESWTRHPLEENQAMKDFQSTCFFGIDSGPACYAEVADSSTTLTDIMDCINKDNGNNGRKETIVDNSQIRTEDDLRYIATILSGGGQVQLWQFLLELLIDTSNSDCIRWEDLNGEFRIVDPEEVARKWGRRKNKPNMNYDKLSRALRYYYDKMILNKVQGKRYTYKFNFRIMIQNLKNVSSKSLEEDILPCYSPSCAVSSNCLFGMPPVNDQYSSESCGHIENSKNHQMPFSIPFPFRCFSYT, encoded by the exons ATGATGATGGAAactgaaatgcaatttaaaagaTATCACATCAGACAGGATGAAGAGAGAATGTCCAAACAAGCTTGCGATGCAACGGAATCCTGGACCAGACATCCGCTGGAAGAAAATCAAGCGATGAAAGATTTCCAGAGCACTTGCTTCTTCGGCATTGATAGCGGCCCAGCCTGTTACGCGGAGGTTGCTGATTCGTCCACAACACTGACGGACATTATGGATTGTATCAACAAGGACAACGGCAACAATGGGAGGAAAG AGACCATTGTGGATAACAGCCAAATACGAACTGAAGATGACCTCCGCTACATCGCCACAATATTGTCTG GCGGTGGACAGGTACAGTTGTGGCAGTTTCTCCTAGAACTACTCATCGACACATCCAATAGCGATTGCATCCGATGGGAGGACTTAAACGGAGAGTTCCGAATAGTCGATCCGGAGGAAGTTGCCCGAAAATGGGGTCGTCGTAAAAACAAGCCCAACATGAATTACGACAAGCTGAGCCGAGCACTGAGATACTATTACGATAAGATGATTCTAAACAAAGTGCAGGGGAAACGATACACTTACAAATTCAATTTCAGAATAATGATTCAGAATTTGAAAAACGTCTCTTCCAAGTCTCTTGAAGAGGACATCTTGCCTTGTTATTCTCCGTCTTGTGCGGTATCGTCAAACTGTCTATTTGGAATGCCACCTGTAAATGACCAGTATTCTTCTGAAAGTTGTGGCCATATTGAGAACAGTAAAAATCACCAGATGCCATTTTCTATTCCGTTTCCATTTCGGTGTTTTTCATATACATGA